TGGGCAGAGCATGAATTAGAGGAGTATCCTAGTAAAGGATAATATGATGAGAATGAGATATTTGTGGGACGGAGGAGTATCTTGTTGATTGGAAGTTAACGGTGGAGTCGTTCAACGTATTGGTTGTCTTAATAACGAATCCCCATGTGGGTTTCCACGTATTTACGCAATATCAAGCTCAATCGTTTAATGGAGATTAGCTTTTAAGGTCCCCATGATTAGACCTtcgtttaataaattaatggtccattttatttgattatatttattttaaattattttactaggGTTTGATTAGAGCTAAGATAAGGATGGAAgatattaattaaattgatttaatgggATGACAATGAGATAGAGATCATGTTTTTGTTAATCTCGACTAGATTTttactcttaataattttttcagtacaaagtttttaatttttatttaaaaatttaccatgtttacagtttaaaattattttataatatgacATATGTGTGACAacgttaaattttctatttattttaggataatttgataaataatataaatttaataattaaaaaataaaatttaaatgaataagtaaaataattttttctaaaattgaaaggtcaaaaaattattaaacctAATTTTATACCTCTTACTCGATCTTTCGTCCAACTCAATCTTATATAAAAAATTTTCCGACTTCGATGTAACATCCaaaattttaaatgatatttttataatatattaatatttacaaaattaatgcaaatatattataaaatatattttaaaattagaacAAAATATATAACAAGTGTTTATAAAAAACCTATATGTTATAAATTCTAATAATATTaagaaattataattaaaaacataaaaatatacttATAAAATGAAAAGGACATTTTAATAAACATATATGAGTAAGAATGTTAGGCCCGAAAATATAAAGAGGGGGTGAATTGGTATTTTAAAAATCTTTGCAAATTTTTCTAAAAGATGAGGAAATGAAAGAAAAGCTTAGACACTTCGATTTATAGTGGTTCAGCCCCAATTCTTTACCTCAACAAATAATTTTCTAATTCATTATACTTAAATTGATACATTTCAATGAAACTATATAATATTTACAATCTTTAAGTTTTTCATAAGACAAAAATGAATTTTCTCGTTTCTTTTTATGGCTTAACTAGAACCATTTAGTTTTTACAATAATCAACTATAACCTTTAACAAATAACAAAAATCTTAAGTGACTCTTACGATATAAAGAAAAGATGTAAACAATGAAGTCCTTTAAAGGTGCGTGTTTACAAGTATTAATCTCTCTCTTAAAGAGTTGAAACGAAAATGATAAAAAAGAAATCTAACAATAAGCACCTAAGAGATATGTACAAGAAAAAATGAAGAATTTGAGTCTCTTCCCTTAATTTATATGCTCGGATGTTCATCTATTGTATCTTGAAGTGTTCTTGATGTGTATATATAACAAGGGAATATTTTGTGATAGCTTATAATCGTCAAGAATAATTTCTAGCTGTCGGAAGTATTGCAGATAGACTTGTATAAAATGTGTTTAAAACACTtgaaagcatttaaaacatatttttgagtattttacaagtctttgaaaatatttgataaaaatttcaatcatatttttattaaatgatttaaaacatataaaatatataaaatttatcttaaatattattatatcaaAAGTTCATGTTGTCAAAGCTAACGAAGAATCTACATACGAGGAtattaatcaaatttaattacttttttttttaatttggtgaaTGGGTTTGGGTTTTGAGTTTTGGTAATGGGTTCATGCTTTATTGGGTTAGATATTTGGATTTTGATTATAATGAGTGGGGTTTTAATTTGGTCCATTGTCAATTGGGCTGGttcaaaatttttaagtttttgcttttttttatatatatataacttagaAGTTTGGATTATTTAAATATTTGAGGATTACAAATGAATATGATCATGAACATATAATTACGTATAAAacgaatataaataaattttttcgTGTTTGGTTTATAAATGAACCTCAAAATTTTATTCatgttcatttatttaatttaataaataaacaaaattaaactATTCATTTACAACCATAatgtaaattgaataattaaatacaaattttttattaattcagATATAgtccaaacaacaaaatttatattatttatttggaTATTTATATGTTGGTTTGTTgggttttttttcaatttagaatATTTGAGAAAATAACTTTAAATGAGCTCTTATTTACTATTTTAGTATAAATGATAAATAAGTTACTATAAATTGGTGTCTAAATATTATTTCTGCAAAGAATTTCAAAAGTGGAGAAAGATAAATTGATAATAATCGTACAATAGAATTACTGAAAATTGCATCATCGTTCCGTAATCATCAAACCAACTTAATGATGAACTTTTGGTTAACTGAGAAACTATTGTCAAGAGCTTGAGAGATTACCGCATCAATGATGCAAAGAAGACTAAGTCTCAAATGCTCTATCCTCCTTTCATCATATTAACTTCCAATTTTATGATCATTATTACTATGCTTTATCACGATAATGTGTTCCGATAACAATTCTCAATAAATCTAGTGACACATTTATTTTGACaaaatctcatatatatatatatatatataccagtaacatgattaaaatttaaaactaaaacctCAAAAAAGTGAACAAAAATCACGATATTGTagactaaaattaaaaattaaaaaacaaaaacaaaaaaaactatCAAAGAAGCTGCGAGTAGCAACCAACTCGAAAGTTGGTATATATCGCCAACAACAGAACAAAAGTTTAGGTTGAAAAAATCGAGCAACTAgagttttttagaattttttattttttcaccaTTTAATTTCGACTTAATTTAAAGACTTAGCTCttgaattaaatatatattttcactTTGATATCTACTCAAATTAAAGACTACTAATATTGTAAACTGAGTTTTAATTTAGTTAGCATCGACATTAGTATTAATATAGAAGTATGCGGATTCAAACATGTTGAAATGTATTtataaattaagaaaaattatgaataattttagagattatattaaaaaatttactggcatatttttattatttaatttaataattagctttaattatttatttttcaaatattaCAAGTATAGATATAATATAATCATAATCACAAAATAGTTCTAAAAAATAAGCCCAAAACGGATCATTAGCAATAATTAGCTTTACgttttttttcatttgttttctttaaaaaagctgttatttttttatttgatcgTTTTTTTCCTTCTATTCTAATATTAAAACGAAGAACAGATCATCAACTTGTGAGAGACATGAAGAAGAATTTTGCTTTTTTAATTTTCGTTTTATATGCTGATTTACTTTACaatgataatatattaaaaataacgtgaaaatggatgaaaatgaaagtatttttactatttttcttaaacatataaaaataaaatttagttgAAGTACGTacgtccataaaaaaaaaaaaaaacttcaattagaataaaaaggaaaaaaaaaatacatatggAATTAAACCACCGCCGTTCGGCGGCGGTTTTCATGATCAGCTAATCGGAtcctcctcttcctcttcctcttcctcCGGCGCTTCGTTTAAGTCCAAAGCACCGTTCTCCGCCACGGCTTCCCttctgttattattattattattattattatcgttgtTATTATCGATACCATCCTTGACGTCATCGTCATCTTCATCGACTGCCGCAACCGTTTTCTCAGACTCCACCGCCGCCCTCCACCCTTCGCTTCCTCCGCTTTTGTTGAAATACTTAACCACCGCTTTCATCCTCCTCAGTATAGCGAAGAACTCCTCCACTTCCTCCTCTTCTTCCTCGCCAACGCCGCCTTCTTCTTCCTCTACCTTCGtcaccttcttcttcttcttcttgttcgTTGACTCCATTGTTACTcctcctttcctttctttctcgcTCCTTTTCCTCTTCTCCTTCTCCATAACTCTCCTAAATctaaatttttcacaaaatatttgaaaatttctCCTCCTTTCTAACGTATCAATAGTTCCTTTATGGccaataaaatttccaaaaagaaAACACACAAAGGAATTTGATCTGGTTTTTAAGAGTGGGAGGGTGAATGGATTTCTTATATTACAACGGCCATGACTAACATAAACAAAGTCATTCTTTAACCCATTTTTATTCTCTTTCTtacttttttttccctttaattattttaattaattatactaatatcataatTCATAAACTTTTGATTCTGTTGAAAAATACAACAAATATTTATAT
This window of the Gossypium arboreum isolate Shixiya-1 chromosome 12, ASM2569848v2, whole genome shotgun sequence genome carries:
- the LOC108478995 gene encoding uncharacterized protein LOC108478995, which codes for MEKEKRKRSEKERKGGVTMESTNKKKKKKVTKVEEEEGGVGEEEEEEVEEFFAILRRMKAVVKYFNKSGGSEGWRAAVESEKTVAAVDEDDDDVKDGIDNNNDNNNNNNNNRREAVAENGALDLNEAPEEEEEEEEDPIS